A window of the Dyadobacter pollutisoli genome harbors these coding sequences:
- a CDS encoding transglutaminase-like domain-containing protein — protein MLRPRRQEGQSIIQEGFNIEPSVPFSEYIDIYGNPCQRTILPVGKVTITTEVQAQVNPTKAIPNPPPAYMLVGDLPDDVMHYILPSRYCESDLHEINMLALEIAGNLTPGYHQVEAIRTWIHQNVTYQYGMTDASTTALDLARNRIGVCRDFTHLAIALCRNLCIPARMTVGYLDRLKVMDLHAWFDVFIGGEWYTFDAVQEQTSGYRIEIAHGRDAADVAMVTQYGNATLQSLHVEAELMEPEQ, from the coding sequence ATGTTACGTCCACGCCGTCAGGAAGGCCAGTCTATCATTCAGGAAGGTTTTAATATTGAGCCGTCAGTACCATTTTCAGAGTATATCGATATCTACGGAAACCCTTGTCAGCGGACTATCCTTCCCGTTGGAAAAGTAACCATTACAACCGAAGTGCAGGCGCAGGTTAATCCTACCAAAGCGATCCCCAATCCGCCTCCTGCCTATATGCTGGTGGGTGATTTGCCGGATGATGTGATGCATTATATCCTGCCAAGCAGGTATTGTGAGTCGGATTTGCATGAAATTAATATGTTGGCCTTGGAAATAGCGGGAAACCTCACACCGGGTTATCATCAGGTAGAGGCGATCAGGACCTGGATACATCAGAATGTTACATATCAGTACGGTATGACTGATGCAAGTACCACCGCTTTGGACCTCGCGCGCAATCGTATAGGGGTATGCCGTGACTTTACACACCTCGCCATAGCATTATGCCGAAACCTGTGTATACCTGCGCGCATGACGGTCGGCTACCTGGACAGACTGAAAGTAATGGATTTACACGCCTGGTTTGACGTTTTTATTGGCGGAGAATGGTATACATTCGATGCGGTGCAGGAGCAAACCAGCGGTTATCGAATAGAAATCGCACATGGCCGCGACGCTGCTGATGTGGCAATGGTTACCCAATATGGCAATGCAACGCTGCAATCACTGCATGTGGAGGCGGAATTGATGGAGCCGGAACAGTAA